One segment of Pseudanabaena sp. PCC 6802 DNA contains the following:
- a CDS encoding ATP-dependent Clp protease ATP-binding subunit, with product MFERFTEKAIKVIMLAQEEARRLGHNFVGTEQILLGLIGEGTGVAAKVLKSMGVNLKDARIEVEKIIGRGSGFVAVEIPFTPRAKRVLELSLEEARQLGHNYIGTEHLLLGLIREGEGVAARVLENLGVDLSKVRTQVIRMLGETAEVTTGGGQGRTKTPTLDEFGSNLTQMAAEGKLDPVVGRQKEIERVIQILGRRTKNNPVLIGEPGVGKTAIAEGLAQRIANGDVPDILQDKRVVTLDIGLLVAGTKYRGEFEERLKKIMDEIRSASNVVLVIDEVHTLIGAGAAEGAIDAANILKPALARGELQCIGATTLDEYRKHIERDAALERRFQPVQVGEPSVEETIEILYGLRERYEQHHKLKISNEALEAAATLSDRYISDRFLPDKAIDLIDEAGSRVRLINSQLPPAAKELDKELRQLLRDKDEAVRAQNFDKAAELRDREIEIKQEIKSLTQAKKTEPSKDEELIVNEEDIAYIVSSWTGVPVSKLTESESLKLMQMEDTLHQRLIGQEEAVKAISRAIRRARVGLKNPNRPIASFIFSGPTGVGKTELTKALAAYFFGSEEAMIRLDMSEYMERHTVSKLIGSPPGYVGYNEGGQLTEAVRRRPYTVVLFDEIEKAHPDVFNLLLQILEDGRLTDSKGRTVDFKNTLLIMTSNIGSKVIEKGGGGLGFDFAENQEDSHYTRIRSLVNEELKQYFRPEFLNRLDEIIVFRQLSKDEVKEIAELMLNEVFKRLKEKNINLAVTDRFKDLLVQEGYNPSYGARPLRRAIMRLLEDSLAEEILTGKVREGASIVVDVDDDGKVTCTEQQAAIASAEDSLQLMPSSN from the coding sequence ATGTTTGAACGCTTTACAGAAAAGGCTATTAAAGTCATTATGTTGGCTCAGGAAGAGGCACGTCGTCTGGGTCATAATTTCGTTGGCACAGAACAGATTCTCCTGGGTCTGATCGGAGAAGGAACTGGCGTTGCTGCCAAAGTCCTCAAATCCATGGGTGTGAATCTCAAGGATGCACGCATCGAAGTCGAAAAGATTATTGGACGCGGATCTGGTTTTGTCGCAGTTGAGATCCCTTTTACGCCAAGGGCAAAACGCGTGCTGGAGCTTTCATTAGAAGAAGCCAGACAGCTAGGACATAACTACATCGGCACCGAACACCTGTTGCTCGGGTTGATCCGCGAGGGTGAAGGTGTGGCAGCAAGAGTATTAGAAAATTTGGGTGTCGATCTTTCCAAGGTGCGGACGCAGGTAATCCGCATGTTGGGCGAAACCGCAGAGGTAACTACTGGTGGCGGTCAGGGTCGTACCAAAACCCCAACGCTAGACGAGTTTGGCTCTAACCTCACCCAAATGGCAGCGGAAGGTAAGCTCGATCCTGTTGTAGGTCGCCAAAAAGAAATCGAGCGCGTGATCCAGATTTTGGGTCGCCGCACCAAAAACAACCCCGTCTTGATCGGCGAGCCAGGGGTAGGCAAAACCGCGATCGCTGAAGGTTTAGCCCAACGCATTGCCAATGGTGACGTACCGGATATTTTGCAAGACAAGCGCGTGGTCACGCTCGACATCGGTTTGCTAGTGGCAGGTACCAAGTACAGGGGCGAATTTGAAGAACGCCTCAAAAAGATCATGGACGAAATCCGCTCCGCCTCCAATGTGGTGCTGGTAATCGACGAAGTCCATACGCTCATCGGTGCTGGTGCCGCTGAGGGCGCGATCGATGCGGCTAACATCCTGAAGCCCGCACTCGCCCGTGGCGAACTGCAATGCATCGGTGCTACCACGCTCGACGAGTACCGCAAGCACATCGAACGCGATGCTGCCCTGGAGCGCCGCTTCCAACCCGTGCAGGTGGGCGAGCCTAGCGTTGAGGAAACCATCGAAATCTTGTACGGCTTGCGCGAGCGCTACGAGCAACACCATAAGCTCAAGATTTCTAACGAAGCTTTAGAAGCGGCGGCAACGCTATCCGATCGCTATATTTCCGATCGCTTCTTGCCCGACAAGGCGATCGACCTGATCGACGAAGCTGGCTCTAGAGTCAGACTGATTAACTCACAGCTACCACCCGCCGCCAAAGAGCTAGATAAAGAGTTAAGGCAATTACTGCGCGATAAAGACGAAGCGGTCAGAGCTCAAAACTTTGACAAGGCAGCCGAACTGCGTGATCGCGAGATCGAAATCAAGCAGGAAATCAAATCGCTGACCCAAGCCAAGAAAACCGAGCCTAGCAAAGATGAAGAACTAATCGTTAACGAAGAGGATATTGCCTACATCGTTAGCTCCTGGACAGGCGTGCCAGTCAGCAAGCTGACCGAGTCCGAATCGCTCAAGCTCATGCAGATGGAAGACACCCTGCACCAGCGCCTGATCGGACAAGAGGAAGCTGTCAAAGCCATATCTCGCGCCATTCGCCGCGCTCGCGTTGGCTTAAAGAACCCCAACCGCCCGATCGCGTCATTTATCTTCTCCGGCCCCACTGGTGTGGGCAAGACCGAGTTGACCAAGGCACTGGCAGCCTACTTCTTTGGTTCCGAAGAGGCAATGATCCGCCTCGACATGTCCGAGTACATGGAGCGCCATACGGTTTCCAAGCTGATCGGTTCGCCGCCTGGCTATGTCGGCTATAACGAAGGCGGTCAGTTGACCGAAGCGGTGCGTCGCCGTCCTTATACGGTGGTGCTATTCGACGAAATCGAAAAGGCTCACCCAGACGTATTCAACCTATTGCTGCAAATCCTGGAAGACGGTCGTCTGACCGACTCGAAGGGACGCACGGTTGACTTCAAGAACACGTTGCTGATCATGACCTCTAATATCGGTTCCAAGGTCATTGAAAAAGGTGGCGGCGGCCTCGGCTTTGACTTTGCGGAAAATCAGGAAGATTCGCACTACACGCGCATTCGTTCCCTGGTCAACGAAGAGTTAAAGCAATACTTCCGTCCTGAATTCCTCAACCGACTCGACGAGATCATCGTGTTCCGTCAACTCAGCAAGGATGAAGTGAAGGAAATCGCCGAGCTAATGCTGAACGAGGTGTTCAAGCGCCTCAAGGAGAAAAACATCAACCTTGCCGTTACCGATCGCTTTAAAGATCTGCTGGTACAGGAAGGTTACAATCCCAGCTACGGTGCCCGTCCTCTGCGTCGCGCCATCATGCGCCTGCTAGAAGACTCTTTAGCTGAGGAAATCCTGACTGGTAAAGTCCGCGAGGGCGCGTCGATCGTCGTCGATGTCGATGATGATGGTAAAGTCACCTGTACGGAGCAGCAGGCGGCGATCGCTAGTGCTGAAGATAGCCTACAACTGATGCCCTCCTCAAACTAG
- a CDS encoding type I restriction endonuclease, producing the protein MIQTIQANNLTLFDVERKFNLISIEDDRFFQEWLEDLPEVTSTEKQILDKVKANYLYLVKRPMLEDAIKMVVLSPLLDLAGFYHAPFYIETETQIEIDVSDEDETIKGRIDVLVVSNHLRHKQIWVVVIESKKAGYSATLAIPQTLTYMMSNLHVGQPVFGLVTNGSEFIFAKLAKHEVAQYALSDLFTLIRHGNDLYQVLSILKKLGELALY; encoded by the coding sequence ATGATTCAAACAATTCAGGCTAATAATTTAACGCTATTTGATGTAGAGCGAAAATTCAACTTAATCTCCATAGAAGACGATCGCTTCTTTCAAGAGTGGCTTGAGGATTTACCCGAAGTTACTTCGACAGAAAAACAGATACTGGACAAAGTTAAAGCTAACTACCTGTATCTAGTTAAGCGCCCCATGCTAGAAGATGCGATCAAAATGGTGGTTCTATCGCCATTACTTGACTTGGCAGGTTTTTATCACGCTCCCTTTTACATAGAAACTGAAACTCAAATCGAAATCGACGTTTCAGACGAAGACGAAACTATCAAAGGCAGAATTGACGTTTTAGTTGTCAGCAACCATCTCAGGCACAAGCAGATTTGGGTAGTTGTAATTGAGTCTAAAAAAGCTGGCTATTCAGCAACTTTAGCGATACCGCAAACCCTGACTTACATGATGTCTAATCTACACGTGGGGCAGCCCGTATTTGGTTTGGTCACTAATGGCAGCGAATTTATCTTTGCAAAGCTGGCAAAACATGAAGTAGCGCAATACGCCTTGTCTGACTTGTTTACCCTGATTAGACATGGCAACGATCTGTATCAGGTTTTAAGTATTTTGAAAAAGCTGGGAGAATTAGCTCTGTACTAA
- the pgeF gene encoding peptidoglycan editing factor PgeF, with the protein MNNWQWQNEVLVCDLLSDWRHGFFTRSHAPHTPDRLHQFLHAEGKAYRAKQVHGDRVLHNTEIAPDLPLPEADGVCAFETEDMPRSVWVCTADCVPVLIGDRRLGSVAAVHAGWRGTASKILAVAIAKFLERGSQLDDLCVALGPAISGDAYQVSQEVADRVLLTIATPQGISIDPQPDRCRLDLRAVQRQQLIEMGIAKERIAIAPYCTLTDARHFFSYRRNCLEDPGNISRSPQVQWSGIATAQVIWG; encoded by the coding sequence ATGAATAATTGGCAATGGCAAAACGAAGTCCTGGTCTGCGATCTACTCTCTGACTGGCGACATGGTTTTTTCACGCGATCGCACGCACCGCACACACCCGATCGGTTGCACCAGTTCCTGCATGCTGAAGGGAAGGCTTATAGAGCCAAACAGGTACATGGCGATCGCGTACTGCACAATACAGAAATCGCACCGGATCTGCCATTACCGGAAGCAGATGGGGTGTGCGCGTTCGAGACAGAGGACATGCCTCGATCGGTTTGGGTCTGTACCGCAGATTGCGTCCCCGTATTAATTGGCGATCGCCGTTTGGGCAGCGTAGCGGCGGTACATGCGGGTTGGCGTGGCACGGCAAGCAAAATATTGGCGGTAGCGATCGCGAAATTTCTAGAACGGGGCAGTCAGTTAGACGATCTGTGCGTGGCACTGGGACCTGCCATTTCTGGCGATGCCTACCAGGTATCGCAGGAGGTTGCCGATCGCGTGTTGTTAACGATTGCCACCCCACAAGGCATATCCATCGATCCGCAACCAGATCGGTGTCGTTTGGATCTCAGAGCCGTACAGCGGCAGCAGTTGATCGAAATGGGGATCGCGAAAGAGCGAATTGCGATCGCGCCCTACTGCACCCTCACTGATGCACGGCATTTCTTTTCCTACCGCCGCAATTGCTTGGAAGATCCTGGTAACATTTCTAGATCGCCACAGGTACAGTGGTCTGGTATTGCTACTGCCCAGGTGATTTGGGGCTGA
- a CDS encoding peptidase domain-containing ABC transporter yields MPQLISHTQLQDFLAQTSPFDRLSADVLRTIVSKFQFLQYRMGQTILLHEALPTQITIIYQGQARLLGYGNTNIPISLGVLNPGEILGWISLVRGIPCETAIASIETVVATLPAKDFLELLDKEPTLKQSFQERPALSEVFELVVAELKRRAIATADPKSLAAKIIQEAAILNLPKGKLAASKLDPNLIWLVSSGDIANYPVGSRLNQAETDIVVQSKAARLLGFRDILTDSPDHADTPEDASDRSAEPSIPFAPDRPAAAINEETISGEDMRSYPYVRGRGPADGLLACLQMLSKHMDGSFRRDTLERILENQVAKVGSIPLQLSGALVEIIGLTGQMIQIPKVAINRIKAPALIQWQDSFAVIYKITSTEIAFASPESGGVRRQKIDAFLQQCPEMMPMLLVRPRLRDRTERFGLRSFFPYISMYKGILTQVLIASCFILLFSLANPLITQIIIDKVLVQNSIDTLDILGWLLVGVALFEGLLTALRTYLFVDTTNRIDMSLGSEIIDHMLRLPLSYFDKRRVGELSTRINELENIRSFMTGTALTVVLDAVFSLIYIVVMLFYSVLLTFWALVTVPFFIILAVIASPIIRRQLRVKAERHADTQSYLVEVLSGIQTVKAQNIELKSRWQWQEKYARYVNAGFQTVLTSSWAGSLSGFLNKLSGLILLWVGAHLVLLPQTDASHITLGQLIAFRIIASYVTSPLLRLAQLWQNFQEIGLSIERLSDIIDAEQEVPESDRTNIPMPEIDGAVKFEDVSFRFTTTGPLQLANINVDFPAGSFVGIVGQSGSGKSTLTKLISRLYEPLSGRVQIDGYDINKVELYSLRRQVGTVLQDTLLFNGTVQENIALTNPEATSDDIIHAAKVAAAHDFIMTLPNGYNTVVGERGAGLSGGQRQRIAIARTVLQGPRLLILDEATSALDYDSERQVCNNLAETFHDRTVFFITHRLNTIKNADVIIMMDQGAIVEQGTHEELMQMRGRYYCLYQQQESQT; encoded by the coding sequence ATGCCGCAACTTATCTCACACACCCAACTGCAAGACTTTCTAGCCCAAACGTCACCTTTCGATCGTTTGAGTGCAGATGTACTGAGGACGATTGTATCTAAGTTCCAATTTTTGCAGTACCGCATGGGTCAAACAATTCTGTTGCACGAAGCTCTGCCTACGCAAATAACTATTATTTACCAGGGACAAGCTCGACTGCTAGGCTACGGTAACACTAATATTCCGATTAGTCTTGGCGTACTGAACCCAGGAGAAATATTAGGCTGGATTAGCTTAGTACGCGGTATTCCCTGCGAGACAGCGATCGCCTCGATCGAGACTGTAGTTGCAACCTTACCAGCTAAGGACTTTCTAGAGCTTTTAGATAAAGAGCCAACCCTAAAACAATCTTTCCAAGAGCGTCCGGCACTCAGCGAAGTATTTGAGCTGGTGGTGGCGGAACTCAAGCGTCGTGCCATTGCCACTGCCGATCCCAAGAGCCTGGCCGCCAAAATCATTCAGGAGGCAGCGATCTTAAACCTCCCCAAAGGCAAACTTGCTGCTAGCAAGCTCGATCCCAACCTCATCTGGCTGGTCAGTAGCGGTGATATCGCCAACTATCCTGTTGGCAGCCGCCTTAACCAGGCTGAAACCGATATTGTGGTCCAGAGTAAAGCTGCGAGGTTACTGGGCTTTCGCGACATACTGACTGATAGCCCAGACCATGCCGACACCCCTGAGGATGCCAGCGATCGCTCTGCCGAACCCTCGATTCCGTTTGCACCCGATCGCCCTGCCGCCGCTATTAACGAAGAAACGATCAGCGGCGAGGACATGCGCAGCTATCCCTACGTGAGGGGGCGCGGGCCAGCGGATGGTTTGCTAGCCTGCTTGCAGATGTTGAGCAAGCACATGGATGGCAGCTTTAGGCGGGATACTTTGGAAAGGATACTGGAAAACCAGGTTGCAAAAGTAGGTAGCATTCCCCTGCAACTCAGTGGGGCGCTGGTGGAAATAATTGGCTTGACGGGGCAAATGATCCAGATCCCCAAGGTTGCCATCAATCGCATCAAAGCACCGGCCCTGATTCAGTGGCAAGACAGTTTTGCGGTGATCTACAAAATTACATCAACGGAAATTGCGTTCGCATCACCGGAATCTGGAGGTGTCAGGCGACAAAAAATCGATGCCTTCCTGCAACAATGCCCTGAAATGATGCCCATGCTGTTGGTGAGGCCGAGGCTGCGCGATCGCACCGAAAGGTTTGGCCTGAGATCTTTCTTTCCCTACATCAGCATGTACAAGGGCATCTTGACGCAGGTACTGATTGCCTCCTGCTTCATCTTGCTGTTTAGCCTTGCTAATCCGCTGATTACGCAGATCATCATTGACAAGGTGTTAGTGCAAAATAGCATCGATACCCTGGACATTTTGGGCTGGCTGTTAGTTGGTGTGGCGTTATTTGAGGGCTTGCTAACCGCGTTGCGCACCTACTTGTTTGTCGATACCACCAACCGTATCGACATGAGCTTGGGTTCGGAAATCATCGACCACATGCTGCGCTTGCCGTTATCTTACTTTGATAAGCGGCGCGTCGGCGAACTATCGACTCGGATTAACGAGCTAGAGAACATTCGCAGTTTTATGACAGGCACGGCGCTAACCGTGGTTCTGGATGCGGTTTTCTCGCTAATCTACATCGTAGTCATGCTGTTCTACAGCGTGCTCCTAACATTCTGGGCATTGGTGACAGTGCCATTCTTTATTATCTTGGCAGTGATTGCCTCGCCAATCATTCGCAGGCAGTTGCGGGTAAAAGCCGAGCGCCATGCCGACACGCAGTCCTACCTGGTGGAAGTGCTCTCAGGTATCCAGACAGTCAAAGCTCAAAATATCGAGCTTAAATCCCGCTGGCAGTGGCAAGAGAAATATGCTCGTTACGTTAATGCTGGGTTCCAGACTGTATTGACCTCTAGCTGGGCGGGTTCGCTCAGTGGCTTTTTAAATAAGCTGTCCGGTTTAATCTTGCTTTGGGTAGGTGCGCATTTAGTCTTGCTACCTCAAACCGATGCTTCCCATATTACTCTGGGGCAGTTAATTGCATTTAGAATCATTGCTAGTTACGTGACCAGTCCCTTGCTGCGTCTAGCTCAGTTGTGGCAGAACTTCCAGGAAATCGGCCTGTCAATCGAACGCCTGAGCGATATTATCGATGCCGAGCAGGAAGTACCCGAAAGCGATCGCACCAATATTCCCATGCCAGAAATTGACGGCGCGGTTAAATTTGAGGATGTCTCTTTCCGCTTTACTACCACTGGCCCATTGCAACTCGCCAATATCAATGTCGATTTCCCGGCTGGCAGTTTTGTAGGAATCGTGGGTCAGAGCGGTTCCGGTAAGAGCACGCTCACCAAGCTAATTTCCCGACTTTACGAACCATTAAGCGGTCGCGTTCAGATCGATGGTTACGACATCAACAAGGTAGAACTTTACTCACTGCGCCGTCAGGTGGGGACAGTACTGCAAGATACCCTGTTGTTTAACGGTACGGTTCAGGAAAACATCGCCCTCACCAATCCGGAAGCTACATCCGATGACATTATCCACGCTGCCAAAGTCGCTGCTGCCCACGATTTTATTATGACCCTACCAAATGGTTATAATACAGTTGTGGGCGAACGCGGTGCTGGTTTATCGGGGGGGCAAAGACAGCGGATCGCGATCGCCCGTACTGTCCTGCAAGGTCCGAGATTATTAATTTTAGATGAAGCCACCAGCGCCCTGGACTACGACTCCGAGCGTCAAGTTTGCAATAACCTGGCCGAGACATTCCACGATCGCACCGTGTTTTTCATTACCCACCGTCTGAATACGATTAAAAACGCAGACGTGATTATCATGATGGATCAAGGCGCGATCGTCGAACAAGGCACTCACGAAGAGCTAATGCAGATGCGCGGTCGCTACTATTGCCTCTATCAACAACAAGAATCCCAGACCTAA